The sequence GTAAATACTCAGGCAATTTAAATGCTTATTCAAGGTCAAATACCAAAGTGAGCTCCAATAGGAAGCTTGAGTCAGATAATGCAGAAAGATCCACACCTTTTGCAATAAACACCTCATTTAAAGtggaaataatatttaaagCTAAAGCAACAAATAATGGTAATTACTAATTATCCTCCAGAAACCAAATGCTATCTGTGATAGACTTTagtgtttaattaaaaaactagCACTTGATCACATCAGATACTGTGATCACAGAACATTTCCAAGAATCAGCAAggactaaaattcaaaaaaaccaaacaattcTACTTTAAACATTAAGACTGTACCTCACTGGAACAGCTAGAAGACTCTTCACACCTTTCTGGCCAAGCTCAACAAGAACTTCGTCAGTGTAAGGCTTCAGCCACTGTACAGGACCAACACGGCTCTGATCCAAAACAACAAagagggagaaaagaaaagggaaagaaaataagtCAAGGATATAAGGaactaaaaaaggaaaatctgAGTCCAGTGATGCGGAATGGGAATCTTCTAGTTGAGTGTAAAGATAGCAACTCAAAATGTGGTAATGAACAAAGTAAAGAAGGAACTTTGAGGCTAAAAACATTAGAGCTTAAATTCTACAACCAACCTGGAAAGCAAGAGTATGTTCATTGAAAGTTCCTCTAGCTTTCAACTCTTGCATTATTAAGTAGATGCACTCCTCCATTTGATCTTTGTATGGATCTCCAGCATTCTCAACATAGCTAACTGGCACTCCATGAGCACTGAAGAAAATCATAACCTGAAATACCACAAATCAATAAGCAACAGTTCCCGCAGCAGTAAAATTCATCAACTGACCATACAAATAgatttttcacacacacacacacacacaaatcaaaAGAGCCACGTCAAATCAGTTAGTGTGGAAATTAAACCCACCTCCTCAGGCttagaaaaaattgttaattcCTTCTCAATCAGGTCAGCCATTGACTTGATGTAACCTTCTCGTTGATACCAGGACTTTATAATAGAAACAGGCAGCCGTGATAGATAGGCATCTTCCCTGACAGATGACTCTCATTCAGACTTCAAAAAGATTGTTGATAAAGGTGGACAGAATGTTTAATTAAATGCTTAAAAATGGAGTTCACAAACTGAGAAGATTATCACCTAAAAATATTCTGCATTACACGGATGCTTGACCCAGTTGTAGAGATGGAGAACTGGGGATATAGAGGCAGCACAACAAGCCTGGTTATCCTGTCTCTCTTGATCTGCCACAGACGATAAGAAAAACTTCAACCATTGGACTCAACCAATTGGAAGATAAATGGGAACACAAAATTGATTACCTTAAGAACAATGTTAAGGATATCTTTTTCAATTCTTGTGACAAGCAAGACACACTTACAGAAacatggtttttgtttttatttttaaatataactaAACACATGGCCGCAAGACCTCTTAAATGTCTTAAAATCACCCAAACGTTAATAATTCCTCTACAGAAATAAATTGCTCACTTGCTGAATTGCTTCCTCAGTGAATGGGAACCAATACCGCATTCCAACATAGACATTTACTGGCATGTTCTTTGCTTCCAAAGCGATTTTAAGTGCATCTGCCTGCAACAAGtaacaaaaatcataaataatttatactTAAAATCAGAACTATGCAAGCCCAAGAGAAAACTCCAAAACACAACACATACTATCAACAATAATGATGAAACAAGAATAACACATGCATTTTGACAAGACATGCTTTGTACCTGTTCATCTGTTATTTTACGCAAAGGAGAGCCACCTCCTATAGAAGCATAGCCTTCTTTACTTTTGGGAGCCCGAAAAACAGAAATTAACTTTGCCAATGGTTTTTGGAGAAACCGAAACAACCTTGGGAGACGAATGATATCCTGATTCAAAGCACGAAACATATTATTATGGAGCTAAGACACCATGACCCAACAATGCTGACATAATATTATGCAAGGCTGAAACAATTGACTAATATACCGGATCTGCGAATAGATTGAACAAAAATGGTTGAACGTCATCTAGTGTATCTGGTCCTCCTAGATTCAGAAGCAGCACTCCAACCCTCTCTTCTGTGGCATGTGAATTAGATTCAACATCAACTCCTCGGTGCGTGCATACTCCCACAGAGCAAAACGTTTGCCCCACTGGGTTTCTCTTCTCAATGGGGTTGCAATGATGTGATCTCCCAAGCATGCCATTTCTTTTATCACTCGTGCTAGAACATGAACTCAAAAACACCCGAGATGTAGATATTCTTTCAGATAAACGACATGACCTGCCAACAAGTAAACTTAGTTGAGACTTAGCTTTTTAGTAAATGAACTATCAAGAAAATTTGACAAACTTACTCAATGAGTAGAATCACTCGACTCACACAACCATTACAAAACTCAATGTGCACAATTTGCTCTAGCAGTGCTCTGATCTTCCAAAGAACTTTTTTCTCATaacatttttccaaaatttgttaAGGTGTCAAGTTGTGATTGGAACAACATCACTTTTTACTAAGTCCACCACGACCACCATTGACACCGGTTTTATTATCCACCAATCACAACAAGCTACGTTAACAACTGTCAAAATTTTCGTGTCCCTAGACTTAATTGTCAAACCATTTACAAATGTAGCCCAGCAATCTCACAATTTCAAGAATGCACAAATGTATCCCAAATAACACCATATGATCAATGAAGTTTCTTACAAATACTTCTACAACAACGAAATAAAGGAACATTTAAGTGAAAATCATAGGCATTAAAttcatacaaatttttatttctcaGCATGAATAGTCAATTTACAAGCATACAAATTCACAGTAATTTCAACAAACAATGGATCACCAAAATTGTTGGAATAAAAAAACATGACAGGAAGCTTACGTTGGAAATCTTCTATGAGTGGAACAGTTGAGATTGGATCCGAGGAGCTTTGTCTGGGAAAGGACTCCAGAGTATGACGTGGCGGACATGGCTtcgaaaccctaaagaaaaaataaaaacccgaAACGTTTTTCGAATCCTTTTAAGAAATGATGATAaactgagaaagaaagaaagaaagaacgcgttattatataataataagaagagGTGGGAAAAGGAATTGAACTCTTGGGAAATAATTTTCAAGGGTTAAGATGAAAGGTATAAATGGCCCAATttgaaaaagtcaaaaaagagCAGAGcagagaataaaagaaaagaaacttcagagtccaaagtccaaactcTCTCACCTAACTCCACAAGTCGACGTGTGTAATGTGTTTCCTAGAACTTGGCTACAACACTGCCACGTTGGCTACCTCGCTCACTTTATTTTCCTAcgcgttttttttttccccgcCAAAAACGGAATTTACACTATTTTATGCGAAATATTACGACCACcatacttttacaataaattctaaatagggacaatctcacttttagtccctacattttgaactttttccattttggtccttacattttattttttccacttttagtccctaaaaccaattagCGCGTCtcattttagtcatttccgGCATCTAACTAGCAGAAAAGGCTGACGTGGCAGCCGGAgcgtataaaaaaataatataaaatgccaatcaacatttaatttttttaaaaataatttataaattttaactaaataaaaaaattaaaaacagaattaaaaacaagaacacaaagaacacaaaaaaaaacccagaaccaaacacaaactcaaatttaaaaacacaaaaaagaagcagaagaaggaattcaaaatcccaaaatggcagaacacacaagagcacaaacccaaaaaaatcatacaaacccagaaatcgaacacagaaaaatcataaaagaatattGTAAGAAAACCTGATTGCTCAACACAAACCCAGCTCaaccacaaacccaaaaccaacccagaaccaaacacaaacccagctcAATCCCTCTGTTTTGCCCTTTAACCTCCACATCTCATTTTTGTGGATCAAGCGCCGTTCAAGATTTACATACCCAGAAATTTGAACCCACAAACCCACTGATCTCCAACTCGAACACGCACTGATCTCCACCATCCTCTAGATCCCACCATTTCgccacaaacccataaacccactTATCTACAACTCAAAAACCCACTCATCGGaatcacaacccacaaacccaccaaTCTGCCATAAAtccacaaacccaaatctccaacTCGAAAACCCACTCATCGGAATCACAATCCACAAACCCACCATCGGAATACACGACCATCTATCTCAATCTCAACCTCAACCGTGATCTCCACCACTGagcagagagatagagagatgaaaGAGAAAGACCCATCGATTTGACAGAGACCCACTgatctgagagagagaaacaccGATTTAAGAGAGAAAGACATCGATCTGTGAGATAGAATCTAGAGAGGATGAGCTTGAGCCATTTAGGTATGAGTTTGAGCGAATCGAGAGATATAGAAAAGAGGGTCGgtcagagaaagaaaagaaaaaaccaccgCCGAttgtggtggtggcggtggtgatAAGTGAAGGAGGCCAGCCATAAAGTTTGAAAGATATTTGTGAgagttttggaagagagagagagagagaggaaggttTGAGAATGTTTTGGAAGGGttggttctgggtttgtgtttgagctgggtttggaagagagagagagagagagagagacgaaggTTTGAGaatgtatgatttttttgggtctatgctcctgtgttctgccattttgggattttgaattccttcttcttcttcttttttgtgtttttaaatttgagtttgtgtttggttctgggttttttttgtgttctttgtgttcttgtttttaattctgtttttaatttttttatttagttaaaatttataaattatttttaaaaaaattaaatgttgactggtgtaaggacgcgattcgtgacggaccgtaacagtgtcgggttcgcacgtaaaaaggcccctaacaatatcatttgtagagcgtgggtttgaaaggctaggccctggttgacaggcggtgggttttcgcggtgttcgtgtGAGCTTAAGTTTctctacacccctggagtctttctcctggaggtgggctgggaggctcaggtttctggccatttttcccaaccccctttcaggttacttctttttccttttatattcgcctgcgtttattgtccttcgtccacgtatagggtcaatctttccaaaattgatacttgtcccatcagtccattttcaaagtcgttgggggtggttgtaaaagtcagGAACTgcagctctgtcaggttcagagtattgaatggcagtaagagcagctttcccgggatattttagattttttgtcCTGGtctcggtcctataccgtttctgccctcctttcagggggggaactttgggtctgccgaggactgagccgtcctcggcgatgtccataggctatttggtcgagtttgggccatagccctcctcggcttgggccttcggattttccccaggtagatgggcccggcccgtaaaccgtttgggccccacaatagcccctcaaaacccggctgtccaacctcttggttggaaaggggggttttggtgatgccaaatcTCTTCCTATGGCCCAATCAGTTTGGCCCTTTAATGATGCTGGCGGCTtctcatctgtccaagaaacgcgccggtctatgaggtagccttttgatttcgcgcttgatgcgctcttaccGCTTGGGTATCCCAAAACGTGCCTTTAATAATCACTATTCGCGAGgttactttaattcgacggtttattttgatggggtggagaagtggaaccggcgtgtttgggttcGCTGATTCCTtcggagatctgaacctattaaatgccctCCGCTCCGCCCTTTGTATAAGTAGGGCAGGAGaaggttattgtttttaccaaaaatcccttttcatcctcctgcgactctggaataTTTAGCCTCCCTTGAGATTCGGTTTACTCGCCGGTTTATACACTTAGTCGTAAAATACTTTGCCATAACAACAAGGaatgcaaaagccccacccctcccaaaaacgccacgttccgatgaagcttatcatggctcgatcgggacaaggatggcgaagactcaaaatcaacctcatccttctttccgtcaaaatccgaagcagggactcgtcacgtcaaactttcgacgtgactgagtcgagaacacccaagatcgttaccatccggctcctcacgagcgtacctaacatggcaccggcgtgttaggagtcagggcggaggcaggggctaagtgcttctgcttctccctcttttgctccttggtgccctccccccccttcttcttatagtcttcccagcaccagttccgccctggtgctgtttcttttctatcttttgttcctctctttgtctcttcatctctctctcttcttctcctccttctttactcatgtcctccatcttctttattcatcccctccaccttcgtcattgatttcttccttactatttccttcttcttcgttcattcttcttttttttttttaaggtgagtccctctctcagtatgagcagcaatgaggcagagattggagaaactttgaagacgagtttaaaagatgcttgacagtttacttttctgtactacagatgtaatggttgcttaggcagtttatattttgtataggctcgtttgagcccctttttgtatgttgtaatgattttttatattaataaaaattgttgtctaccttatttcacatgttatgtctctatgttttcataaatctgcaagcgctgctcggcacaataatatagcatctagaTCGATGACgaataagaccaaaatatttgataataaaatgatgtcgccctaactttaatagaaatgcttggcctaataaggccgatcaatgaagagtaatacttacccaaTGTCAGCCAAGGtgaaaaacgaaggcttgatgtcatgtaaggGATAActatttgaagatatatcacccaccagATGGGCGGCCCTCTTATATGACTAAGCGCTGGGGCGTTCCTCCCCCTTCCTTACGCCTTTaatggccttaacattttatggcgtgtaagccgtggatgaagtgaccttaCATTTCTACCAAATAACCCTTCTTTatgagattcaaaccttttcttgtCCAAGTATTTgattttcccataggcttgagtccgaggaccatacaaggccttggttctgcccaaaaacttgttatttttataacttttcgcgcttggtttccccataggcttgagtccgaggaccatacaaggccttggttctgcccaaaaacttgttatttttataacttttcgtgcttggtttccccataggcttgagtccgaggaccatacaaggccttggttctgcccaaaaacttgttatttttataacttttcgtgcttggtttccccataggcttgagtccgaggaccatacaaggccttggttctgcccaaaaacttgttatttttataacttttcgtgcttggtttccccataggcttgagtccgaggaccatacaaggccttggttctgtccctgggcccatatgctgaacgggcctgggccgcgaatttactgggcccataAATCAAGAGGTGTTTTCAtaacctttgatcacgcggtaccttttggcgtcccagtgttcgaggtgcaccttctcgagactctTTTAACCCCAGGGTTGCAGATGATGTTGGaagtcgagccagagacgttttgtctgtagtgTTCCTTGGGatgctgcgcgaattaaatgttACCACCTTATCctttaacataaataggagagaaagttgctctatccacacacaaatccttcagactcctcccttagttcatcatgcttAAGGCAGGGCTTGGGAAGAAGGAGCTCCCTCCGCTACTAAGGCGTCATGTCCCCCCGAGACTCAGAGTAGGGgggtacgggccaaggaggtgcaagttcaagggagcattccattttgtcataggggagagggttctcttccctcttttagccaaaatccgaagcaggttctggtcatgccagtttttcggtatgtccagagaaggaatttccaccatcagcactgtctgccttgtagcaggcaaatttttgtgggggcttcccaacctcaagctcctagcaccttttctgtagatggtgttagcctgaggtcaggttctttggctgcctgagttatgggcatgcagaggtgtcgaggaatagtttccttggacaataacttggcgcagtagccaacctctcttctgagctgtccccacggccttctctccgctcgcttgtatttttctttacttatgtAGCCAGTTTTAGTGTAGGCTTGTGTAAGCTTGTGTAAGCTTGTGTAAGCTTGTGTAAGCTTgcttcagcttttcattgtacactgtactgttcctttgtcttaataaaatatgtgtctatttctccctacatatctttcttcttcgtaacaactactttatgcatgaatattaaatgcaagcttgcccttaaggatattccaggcagaaaaaatgctttaacacgggttcctactaatttatcctcacaaatattatcaagtataacaatggtaactttcaataaatcaaattcttgaaactaaccgggataagcgctgagtaatacgcgatgcatgctagaccaatgtccgagaacgataatctctaaataattcgtctgaaagggtagctaagtagcgagggactttggttgtgcttttggggtaatatgttgcgccgtatcgcatcaacccctttgatactggggatccgagggtagaccgaggaatccgcgcaatcaaggtattaactcGTCTGCTgacgcggagttctcttcggagggatttcgaggtctacgggccatagtttttttctttaaatagttggttcctcatccaagtagttggtttccccacaggctggagtccgaggactttgcaatgccttggctctgtccaaaacctagttttcattgcatccaggtagttggtttcccctgaggcttgggtccgaagaccatgcaatgccttggttctgtccaaaacctagttttccttgcatccaggtagttggtttcccctgaggcttgggtccgaagaccatgcaatgccttggttctgtccaaaacctattTTCCTtgcatccaggtagttggtttcccctgaggcttgggtccgtggaccatgcaatgccttggttctgtccaaaacctagttttccacatccaggcagttggtttctcctgaggcttgggtccgaagaccatgcaatgccttggttctgtccaaaacctagttttccacatccaggtagttggtttctcctgaggcttgggtccgtggaccatgcaatgccttggttctgtccaaaacctagttttccacatccaggtagttggtttccctgaggcttgggtccgtggaccatgcaatgccttggttctgtccaaaacctagttttccacatccaggtagttggtttcccctgaggcttgggtccgaagaccatgcaatgccttggttctgtccaaaacctagttttctctttgcgtgggatcttggctttaggggagttagctcctcggccaagcccctagagtttatccatacggttaacgttaccaggTGCTTAGTCTACTCTCtacaggggaccttggcttcAAGGGAGCTAGTTCCTCAAcccagcccctagtcaagaaacgtagttcctaacagaactttatgctagaactctataaccgacggttagatataacgaagaaactctatcgacccacttcccataccaacacacaagcctccccacagacggcgccaattgtaaggacgcgattcgtgacggaccgtaacagtgtcgggttcgcacgtaaaaaggcccctaacaatatcatttgtagagcgtgggtttgaaaggctaggccctggttgacaggcggtgggttttcgcggtgttcgtgtGAGCTTAAGTTTctctacacccctggagtctttctcctggaggtgggctgggaggctcaggtttctggccatttttcccaaccccctttcaggttacttctttttccttttatattcgcctgcgtttattgtccttcgtccacgtatagggtcaatctttccaaaattgatacttgtcccatcagtccattttcaaagtcgttgggggtggttgtaaaagtcagGAACTgcagctctgtcaggttcagagtattgaatggcagtaagagcagctttcccgggatattttagattttttgtcCTGGtctcggtcctataccgtttctgccctcctttcagggggggaactttgggtctgccgaggactgagccgtcctcggcgatgtccataggctatttggtcgagtttgggccatagccctcctcggcttgggccttcggattttccccaggtagatgggcccggcccgtaaaccgtttgggccccacaactggcattttatattatttttttattcgctCCGGCTGCCACGTCAGCCTTTTCTGCTAGTTAGATgccggaaaggactaaaatgagacgcgctaattggttttagggactaaaagtggaaaaaataaaatgtaaggaccaaaatggaaaaagttcaaaatgtagggactaaaagtgagaTTGTCCCTTCTAAATAATAAGTTGTTTAGTTGTTACAGatagataaaaaagtaatttaagttttaaattcaaattagaacaaataacaactttacacctataatttgttgtgaaaatattgtagatgtaTCACCTCTcctattttataaatattattggAGTGTTACCAgtatttataaatttgcaatGTTATGAATATTGAAAATACAATACAAGCTGTAAGGATGTAGCTTGAGTCCCCGGTCCAAAAGATATATGGACCTTGGCctaaaaaaccccaaaacaatgaatttgtagagaatgagttggaaaTCTAGGTTCTAATGAGTTGGATAGTTATTATCGTAGATTCAAATGACAACAAAGTAAGAACAGATAGCTTATATTTGAAGAAGGTCGCCCTCAGCCcggtccgaggagatcagttcttgcTTGTCTTTCGGATTAGGTTATCAATCCGGTCCATATTGCTGTCGTCCTccctttctccctttttttggaTCCTTAACCATTAGGGTCTCtcctttattttatactatcctcTTCGTCCTCTTTCCACCTTCCACGTGTAGATTTAGATTGGTAACcctaatacttgtcccattagcctCTCCCTAAAGTCTTTGGGAGTAACTGTAACGCTGAAAAACATGGTTCAGTCAActgcaaagcattcaatgccatGGTAGTAGGCTTATCTTAGATATTTTATAGCTCTCCTTTGTCCTGTCCCTTCTTAATACTTATCCTCTTCCCTAAAATGGTCTGAAATGTTGCTCTTGATGGCAGACTATGCCCTCTGCCCTCGGCCTTGCCTAGCAAAGGAGGGATTCTCCCTCGTTTTCCTCCCGGGTGGCTCTGATCGGATTCCATTTCTTCTCTTATTGACACAGACCCCTCTAGAAGTGTTTAacgtcctcggattgggcccctAGCCcgacatatatataaatatgggCTTTCTAGCCTTtcacccctacaatagcccctcgagaTCCTTCTTTCTGACTCCTCAGGAGGAAAGGAGGATGTTGATGTGATAATAGTTCATTCGCGCCCAATTTGCATCACCTCTGACTATacagattttattattttttattttttatagctGACCAAGTCACACTCCTGACGTTTCAATATACGAGGTACGCCTTCATTAAATTCTTGCGGCTCCATGTTCCCCATGCTCTACGATGTGATGAGGATCCAACGACTGaggattttattgaaaattgagcGGAATTTTTCCCATTTGTGACTTTCTCTTTAAACTTCGAGTGGGATAACTCCCACTAGGTTTCGCCTTCTATATAAGGCGCCCCGGGGGAATCATTCTTCTTCACTTTA is a genomic window of Quercus lobata isolate SW786 chromosome 2, ValleyOak3.0 Primary Assembly, whole genome shotgun sequence containing:
- the LOC115971609 gene encoding ferrochelatase-2, chloroplastic, with protein sequence MSATSYSGVLSQTKLLGSNLNCSTHRRFPTSCRLSERISTSRVFLSSCSSTSDKRNGMLGRSHHCNPIEKRNPVGQTFCSVGVCTHRGVDVESNSHATEERVGVLLLNLGGPDTLDDVQPFLFNLFADPDIIRLPRLFRFLQKPLAKLISVFRAPKSKEGYASIGGGSPLRKITDEQADALKIALEAKNMPVNVYVGMRYWFPFTEEAIQQIKRDRITRLVVLPLYPQFSISTTGSSIRVMQNIFREDAYLSRLPVSIIKSWYQREGYIKSMADLIEKELTIFSKPEEVMIFFSAHGVPVSYVENAGDPYKDQMEECIYLIMQELKARGTFNEHTLAFQSRVGPVQWLKPYTDEVLVELGQKGVKSLLAVPVSFVSEHIETLEEIDMEYKELALESGIENWGRVPALGCTSSFIMDLADAVIEALPSATAMSTSRNTSEAVDQDPMIYVIKMFFGSILAFVLLLSPKMLVAFRNKLF